In a genomic window of Maridesulfovibrio ferrireducens:
- a CDS encoding HlyD family type I secretion periplasmic adaptor subunit, translating into MINNNAPQISGEVKAASHFFLFICVAMCLGFFGWACLFQLDIVSQAEGEVIPSSRLKLVQHLEGGIVLKISAREGQSVSKGQELMELEATASDSSVEELDVRVKTLRVNIARLEAEDKGFDKPNYPEDIFDNFPKLIARSLKLFQTRKERIKNDLQSEKEKIIQREQDIKQIASRQRNAVISLRLLREQIAISSGLLDEGLTSRYKHLGFLKEESSLKSSIDEDVAKLAKARSALIQAQADINEITNSYYASVREEMQEDRRELEEFSQRIRKFQDNLKRTVIRSPVNGVIKTLYVMSAGEVVRAGSTIMDIVPAGDKLVIEARLPISDIGYVKDGQKAVVKLASRDAARFGNLDGKVINISPDADTTKRGAMYYRVRIETDKDSFEHDGNFYRLFPGIQVVAGIHIGTRTVLEYILEPFMGSMSYAMRER; encoded by the coding sequence ATGATCAATAACAATGCACCGCAGATATCCGGTGAAGTTAAAGCCGCGAGTCATTTTTTTCTCTTTATCTGTGTTGCCATGTGCTTGGGCTTTTTCGGCTGGGCCTGCTTGTTTCAGCTTGATATTGTGAGTCAGGCGGAAGGCGAAGTTATTCCCAGTTCCCGGCTTAAGCTCGTTCAGCATCTTGAGGGCGGAATCGTATTAAAAATCAGCGCTCGTGAAGGTCAGTCTGTTTCAAAAGGACAGGAGTTGATGGAGCTTGAAGCTACAGCCAGTGATTCCAGTGTGGAAGAACTTGATGTACGCGTTAAAACTCTGCGGGTTAATATTGCAAGGCTTGAAGCGGAAGATAAAGGTTTTGATAAACCGAATTATCCCGAAGATATTTTTGATAATTTCCCGAAACTTATAGCGCGCTCCCTTAAGCTTTTTCAGACTAGAAAAGAGAGAATTAAGAATGATCTGCAATCAGAAAAAGAAAAAATTATTCAGCGTGAACAGGACATAAAGCAGATTGCTTCCCGCCAGCGAAACGCCGTGATCAGTCTTAGACTTTTGCGTGAGCAGATAGCTATAAGCAGCGGGTTGCTGGATGAAGGTCTTACTTCCCGCTATAAACATTTAGGGTTTCTTAAAGAAGAATCTTCATTAAAAAGCTCAATAGATGAGGATGTAGCGAAGCTTGCGAAAGCTCGTTCTGCACTGATTCAGGCGCAGGCGGATATTAATGAAATTACCAATTCATACTATGCCTCTGTCAGAGAAGAAATGCAGGAAGATCGTCGTGAACTTGAAGAGTTTTCACAGCGCATTAGAAAATTTCAGGATAATTTAAAACGAACAGTGATAAGGTCTCCGGTAAATGGAGTTATTAAAACCTTATATGTTATGAGCGCCGGGGAGGTTGTCAGGGCAGGGTCGACAATTATGGATATAGTACCCGCCGGAGATAAGCTCGTGATTGAAGCCCGCCTTCCTATAAGTGATATCGGATATGTAAAAGACGGACAGAAGGCGGTTGTTAAGCTTGCTTCCCGTGATGCCGCAAGGTTCGGTAATCTTGATGGAAAGGTGATTAATATCAGTCCTGACGCGGATACAACTAAAAGAGGGGCGATGTATTACCGGGTCCGTATTGAAACTGATAAAGATAGTTTCGAGCACGACGGTAACTTTTATAGACTCTTCCCGGGAATTCAGGTTGTTGCCGGAATTC
- a CDS encoding ATP-binding cassette domain-containing protein, which produces MRELLRRLSLVPFIAFEISLASFFINILSLASPIFVIQVLNRYVGYGFDGTLITLTSGMLIAGFLSHAFTVVRVRMASAVNVGPDRALADAVLTCLARAKMNTLGRIPPARIHELMNGIQVVQSGYDASVICSVLDMPFFILFVGAVFFLSPAIAIITILAVLCTCLSGWLSMRRGKKLMNDMRNESVSHRGHLSNAIAGADTVRAFGGIGLLSKVLDSQVDKLQEIKRDMVQSGTRAQAVLQTLGMLLRVFVYAVGAREVVAGSLSMGGLIGASILSGKALSVSASFMKSRNMLDQASTMMISLREFMSQPLESSTGTVLQKYQGSIEIKDLGFAYPGSTGPLFERLLVDIKGGDIVVITGHNGSGKTTLVRLLLGLIDPGRGQILAGGVDLRQLAAPWWRSQLMYLPQEPRFLNATIKENICMNCPDIDDERVLRIVEASGLKRYLDTSAKGIEAQVVNGGQELAVGIRRRLALARALAVQGAICILDEPTEGFDPEGLRIMDMVIQSLVKAKKTLIIVTQDVRLAERSDVLIDLSSKPVPTILYPAKDKKSQGCCNESGGESK; this is translated from the coding sequence ATGAGAGAATTGCTTCGTAGATTGTCACTCGTTCCATTTATTGCGTTTGAGATTTCTCTCGCCTCTTTTTTTATAAACATTCTTTCGCTTGCCTCACCTATTTTTGTCATACAGGTTCTTAATCGTTATGTCGGGTATGGCTTTGACGGAACTCTTATCACTCTCACCTCCGGAATGCTTATTGCCGGATTTTTAAGTCATGCCTTTACTGTCGTGCGGGTTCGCATGGCTTCGGCTGTGAATGTCGGTCCTGACAGAGCGCTTGCCGATGCTGTTTTAACATGTCTTGCCCGTGCGAAAATGAATACTCTGGGCCGCATTCCTCCTGCTCGTATTCATGAGCTTATGAATGGTATTCAGGTTGTCCAATCCGGCTATGACGCCTCTGTTATCTGTTCTGTTCTTGATATGCCGTTTTTCATTCTTTTTGTGGGCGCCGTTTTTTTCCTCAGTCCCGCCATTGCAATTATTACTATACTGGCTGTTTTGTGCACATGCCTTTCCGGCTGGCTAAGTATGCGTCGCGGAAAGAAGTTGATGAATGATATGCGTAATGAGTCCGTGTCTCATCGCGGACATCTTTCTAATGCAATCGCCGGAGCAGATACGGTCAGAGCTTTCGGAGGAATTGGACTTCTTTCAAAGGTCTTGGACAGTCAGGTTGATAAACTTCAAGAGATTAAGCGCGATATGGTTCAGAGCGGAACAAGGGCGCAGGCCGTGTTGCAAACTTTAGGTATGCTGCTTCGTGTTTTTGTTTATGCCGTGGGGGCGCGTGAAGTTGTTGCGGGTTCGCTCAGTATGGGGGGGCTTATCGGAGCCTCTATTCTTTCGGGAAAAGCTCTTTCTGTTTCAGCTTCATTTATGAAGTCACGCAATATGCTTGATCAGGCTTCAACCATGATGATTTCTTTACGCGAGTTTATGAGTCAGCCTCTTGAATCTTCGACCGGAACAGTTCTGCAAAAATATCAGGGAAGCATTGAAATAAAAGATCTCGGTTTCGCTTATCCAGGTTCCACCGGGCCACTTTTCGAAAGACTTTTAGTAGATATCAAGGGCGGAGATATCGTCGTAATTACCGGGCATAACGGTTCCGGTAAAACTACTCTGGTTCGACTGCTACTGGGGCTTATTGATCCCGGCAGGGGACAGATTCTTGCTGGAGGAGTTGATTTGCGTCAGCTTGCCGCCCCGTGGTGGAGAAGTCAGTTGATGTACCTTCCGCAGGAGCCAAGGTTTTTAAATGCTACAATTAAAGAAAATATTTGTATGAATTGTCCTGATATCGACGACGAACGAGTTTTAAGGATTGTCGAAGCTTCAGGTCTGAAAAGATATCTCGATACCAGCGCAAAGGGTATTGAAGCTCAGGTTGTAAATGGCGGGCAGGAGCTTGCAGTGGGCATACGGCGCAGACTTGCTCTGGCCAGAGCTTTGGCTGTTCAGGGGGCTATATGTATTCTGGATGAGCCGACCGAAGGATTCGATCCAGAAGGTCTTCGGATCATGGATATGGTGATTCAATCTCTTGTAAAAGCTAAGAAAACTTTGATTATTGTAACTCAGGACGTACGCCTTGCTGAACGTTCCGATGTTTTGATTGATTTGAGCAGTAAGCCTGTGCCGACAATTTTATATCCAGCGAAAGATAAGAAAAGTCAGGGGTGTTGTAACGAGAGCGGTGGAGAATCAAAATGA
- a CDS encoding CHASE2 domain-containing protein, giving the protein MLLFITGMIASLIVAALYIFRPPILQFVDYKIYDEFMRQSPVGEKTDIPAIVDIDDESLAELGQWPWPRYRMALLLAKIKQAGALSTGLDILLAEPDRTSPQTIQKSLRNELGVTVNFKGLPAGLMDNDRVLADVLSQGKYVLGFYFDFQDEANDQPVPSTECFIKTLSIAQIKTEDSPPLDKLTRDALGAICPLPILTKASPLCGFYNSITDFDGVVRRVPLVISWEGKQYPSLALATLMKAMNRKSVIAKTTRYGFESIRLGKTVIPVDANGQMLVRYRGGVNEFPYYSARDILSGKVGEKELKGKIVLMGTSAAGLRDLRVTPYTSNYPGVEVHATVIDNILTKDFLLRPDWIPGLGLVIVLAAGILTTILLTWTRSLLMVLPIAGMGIAIVAGALFVFKTYHAFLTPTYALITLSLNFTMLTLIKFWREEGQKKFLQATFSSYLAPELIDEMFSRREMPELGGEAKTITAYFTDIQSFSTFSEKLTATQLVELLNEYLSVMTDILIDNKGTLDKYEGDAIIAFFGAPIDVPDNALRACRVAVAMQKANNDLRDKWSREKQIPGEPNRNTKGFPDEQWAPDEKWPKVVHHMRTRIGVNTGEIVVGNMGSAMRMNYTMMGDAVNLAARLEEGAKQFGIFNAVSHFTLEMDAEDENGNPCKVMDLVEARMVDNIQVVGKSEPVRIYELVAMKGGLTEEEIILFDLFSKAREHYVNTEWDKAIELYKEAEKHERFTDTKITPSEVFRLRAEEFKINPPVPAGEKWDGVYRMTKK; this is encoded by the coding sequence ATGCTCTTGTTCATAACAGGCATGATTGCTTCACTCATCGTTGCAGCTCTCTATATTTTCAGGCCGCCTATACTCCAATTTGTGGACTATAAAATATATGACGAGTTCATGCGCCAAAGCCCCGTAGGCGAAAAAACCGACATCCCGGCAATTGTCGATATAGACGATGAAAGCCTTGCGGAACTTGGACAATGGCCTTGGCCTCGTTACAGAATGGCATTACTGCTTGCAAAAATTAAACAGGCCGGAGCTCTTTCAACAGGACTGGATATACTCCTTGCCGAACCGGACAGAACATCTCCCCAGACAATCCAGAAAAGCCTCCGCAACGAACTCGGGGTTACTGTTAATTTCAAAGGTCTCCCCGCGGGACTGATGGACAATGATCGAGTTCTTGCCGACGTTCTTTCGCAGGGCAAATATGTGCTTGGTTTTTATTTTGATTTTCAAGACGAAGCAAACGACCAGCCAGTGCCTTCTACTGAATGTTTTATAAAAACTCTTTCCATAGCACAGATAAAAACTGAGGATTCCCCCCCTTTAGATAAGCTTACCCGTGACGCATTAGGCGCCATATGCCCCCTGCCCATACTGACAAAAGCTTCCCCCTTATGCGGATTTTACAATTCCATCACGGACTTTGATGGAGTGGTCAGACGAGTTCCGCTAGTCATATCATGGGAAGGAAAACAATATCCCAGTCTGGCGCTTGCAACACTCATGAAAGCGATGAACAGGAAAAGCGTTATCGCAAAAACTACAAGATATGGTTTTGAATCCATCAGACTTGGAAAAACTGTCATTCCAGTTGACGCAAACGGGCAGATGCTCGTCCGCTATCGTGGCGGCGTAAATGAATTTCCATATTACAGTGCACGTGACATACTAAGCGGGAAAGTCGGAGAAAAAGAGCTTAAAGGTAAAATAGTTCTTATGGGAACCTCCGCAGCAGGACTGCGGGATCTGCGGGTTACACCTTATACATCCAATTACCCCGGAGTTGAGGTTCATGCTACCGTCATCGATAATATCCTTACCAAAGACTTTCTACTGCGACCCGACTGGATTCCCGGACTAGGGCTTGTCATTGTGCTTGCCGCCGGTATTCTAACAACCATACTCCTAACATGGACACGCTCTCTTCTGATGGTTCTGCCTATCGCCGGGATGGGTATTGCTATCGTTGCAGGAGCCCTGTTTGTTTTTAAAACATATCACGCCTTCCTTACTCCCACCTACGCTCTGATTACATTAAGCCTCAATTTTACGATGCTCACCTTAATCAAATTCTGGCGAGAAGAAGGACAGAAAAAATTCTTACAGGCGACATTCTCCTCATATCTTGCACCGGAACTTATTGATGAGATGTTTTCAAGACGCGAAATGCCGGAACTTGGCGGCGAAGCAAAAACAATCACCGCCTACTTTACCGACATTCAAAGTTTCTCCACTTTTTCCGAGAAGCTGACCGCAACACAGCTGGTAGAACTTCTCAACGAATACCTCTCGGTAATGACTGACATCCTTATTGATAACAAAGGAACCCTAGATAAATACGAAGGGGATGCCATTATCGCCTTTTTCGGAGCACCTATAGATGTTCCAGATAATGCCCTGCGAGCCTGCCGCGTTGCTGTTGCCATGCAAAAAGCCAACAACGACCTGAGAGATAAATGGAGCAGAGAAAAACAAATACCCGGTGAACCAAATCGAAACACTAAAGGATTCCCGGACGAACAATGGGCGCCAGATGAAAAATGGCCTAAAGTCGTCCACCATATGCGAACCAGAATCGGCGTTAACACGGGCGAAATAGTAGTAGGAAACATGGGTAGTGCCATGCGCATGAACTACACCATGATGGGTGATGCTGTTAACCTTGCAGCCCGCTTGGAAGAAGGCGCAAAACAGTTCGGAATATTCAACGCAGTCAGTCATTTTACGCTCGAAATGGATGCCGAAGATGAAAACGGCAATCCCTGCAAAGTAATGGATTTGGTCGAAGCAAGAATGGTCGATAATATTCAGGTTGTAGGGAAAAGCGAGCCCGTGAGAATTTACGAATTGGTAGCCATGAAAGGCGGCCTTACCGAAGAAGAAATTATCCTGTTCGACCTGTTCAGCAAGGCGCGTGAACACTACGTCAACACAGAATGGGATAAGGCTATTGAGTTATATAAAGAAGCTGAAAAACACGAAAGGTTCACGGATACAAAAATAACGCCGTCCGAAGTATTCCGCTTAAGAGCGGAAGAATTTAAAATAAATCCGCCTGTACCAGCCGGAGAAAAGTGGGATGGGGTTTATCGGATGACTAAGAAATAG
- a CDS encoding Fic family protein — translation MFKNGFNIPVIKHLTHKSGNFIFSCECDELVINPLMVEFNTLYESIKKLPVLPSLFAKLETDLIRSSIFGTAAIEGNPLSEEEVRDILNEEDENEVEDNNKNIEVEFRSRAQFEIRNLKVLYSLLGKHEVANPQSLLFEEFIKTTHSIVTTNIDYHHNSPGIYRNEVVEVGDKNHGGVYKPPKTLDDIKTLMGIFIEWINSPEMLEVDHSLKAALAHYHLAMIHPFQDGNGRTARFVEASLLKVGGASLVAPMMSNFYYRNIDEYFISFSKSRKAKDMTPFLQFYYRGLIESLEEVQDKVVGVLNVLLFKDYMSSARKNKHITSRQHDLVLQLIETKKEFSLRSLYADPVFKPLYVSVAESTSRRDIKKLVGLKVIKEIAPKQYGINWEWLKSL, via the coding sequence ATGTTCAAAAATGGATTCAATATACCTGTCATAAAACACCTTACTCATAAAAGTGGTAATTTTATTTTTTCTTGTGAATGTGATGAGTTGGTAATTAATCCACTAATGGTTGAGTTTAATACTCTCTATGAATCGATAAAAAAATTACCAGTTTTACCTAGTTTGTTTGCTAAGTTGGAAACAGATCTTATTCGTAGTTCTATTTTTGGAACTGCCGCTATTGAAGGTAATCCTTTAAGTGAGGAGGAGGTCCGAGATATTCTTAATGAAGAAGACGAAAATGAGGTGGAAGATAATAATAAGAATATAGAAGTAGAGTTCAGAAGTAGAGCACAGTTTGAAATTAGAAACCTTAAAGTCCTTTATTCTCTTCTTGGGAAGCATGAGGTTGCTAATCCGCAATCTCTTCTTTTTGAAGAGTTTATAAAAACGACTCATTCTATAGTTACAACCAATATTGATTATCATCATAATTCTCCCGGTATATATAGAAATGAAGTCGTTGAAGTCGGAGATAAAAATCATGGCGGGGTATATAAACCACCAAAGACTCTTGATGATATAAAAACTTTGATGGGAATTTTTATTGAATGGATTAATTCCCCTGAAATGCTTGAAGTTGATCATTCTCTGAAGGCTGCTCTCGCACATTATCATCTGGCAATGATTCATCCATTTCAAGATGGGAATGGTAGAACAGCTAGATTTGTTGAAGCATCATTGCTTAAGGTGGGGGGAGCAAGTCTTGTGGCTCCAATGATGTCCAATTTTTATTACAGAAATATTGATGAATATTTTATTTCTTTTTCGAAATCTAGAAAAGCAAAAGATATGACTCCTTTTTTACAGTTTTATTATAGAGGATTGATTGAATCTCTTGAGGAAGTTCAAGATAAGGTTGTAGGAGTCTTAAATGTTCTACTGTTCAAAGATTATATGTCATCAGCTAGAAAGAATAAGCATATCACTTCGCGACAACATGATTTAGTTTTGCAATTGATTGAAACTAAAAAAGAATTTTCATTACGTTCACTTTATGCTGATCCCGTATTTAAACCTCTTTATGTAAGCGTTGCTGAATCCACGTCTAGAAGAGATATTAAGAAGTTAGTCGGCTTGAAAGTAATAAAAGAAATTGCGCCAAAACAGTATGGCATTAATTGGGAGTGGCTTAAGTCACTTTAG
- a CDS encoding TolC family protein, translated as MKFVRLPVMFAVFFLLFASVGEVFAQPAMSEGMTAMNPGQVDGKPYLAKILKDLLSTHDRIKAAEARVESAEHLVSQSWSGWTPKVDASVEGGREEIDKPGGGTNKGRNEEKIKATQLLYDFGGATGGVTRAEAVLNEYKAVLDQTKQELIIQGVDAYLGLIRSREMLKYAIQSEESMKRLSGMEETLVQRGAGLSYKELQIKAQLAGAMSYRVTVERQLQIARNRFRSVFGYPITSDEIDKMVPVAMPSGYMPASIDDAIAQAYEQNPQLLQLKYTKEASSSDVDIQEATLFPKFEFVVEGKRREQDQGASGVRMENKATFQVSYTGFSGISEYQGAQSAKANLREIRKQTLDVRRTVEENVRNAWLELMTLRKNAELYRTQANITAEFLELIKKKRATGEQVELLDILVGERDYSTATSASVTADIDNIIFAYRLLYQMGMIDIEVFE; from the coding sequence ATGAAATTTGTTCGTTTGCCTGTAATGTTTGCGGTATTTTTTCTTTTATTCGCATCGGTTGGTGAGGTTTTCGCCCAGCCTGCGATGTCCGAAGGAATGACTGCAATGAACCCCGGTCAGGTTGACGGCAAGCCTTATCTTGCCAAAATTTTAAAGGATCTCCTTTCCACTCATGACAGGATTAAAGCTGCCGAAGCTCGCGTAGAGTCGGCGGAACATCTCGTTTCGCAGAGCTGGTCCGGCTGGACTCCGAAAGTGGATGCTTCTGTTGAAGGCGGACGTGAAGAGATTGATAAGCCCGGCGGCGGCACGAATAAAGGCAGAAACGAAGAAAAGATTAAAGCTACCCAGCTGCTTTACGATTTTGGCGGAGCAACCGGAGGAGTCACTCGCGCAGAGGCTGTTCTTAATGAATATAAAGCAGTGCTTGACCAGACGAAGCAGGAGCTGATTATTCAGGGTGTTGATGCGTATCTCGGGCTTATCCGTTCAAGAGAAATGCTAAAATACGCAATCCAGTCAGAAGAGAGCATGAAACGTCTTTCCGGAATGGAAGAAACACTCGTTCAGCGCGGGGCGGGGCTGTCATATAAAGAACTTCAGATTAAAGCTCAGCTCGCAGGAGCTATGTCTTACAGAGTTACAGTGGAGAGACAGCTTCAGATTGCGCGCAACCGTTTTAGGTCAGTTTTCGGATATCCCATCACCTCTGATGAAATAGATAAAATGGTCCCTGTGGCAATGCCTTCAGGTTATATGCCTGCCTCTATTGATGATGCTATTGCTCAGGCTTATGAGCAGAATCCTCAGCTTCTTCAACTTAAATACACTAAAGAAGCTTCTTCCAGCGATGTTGATATTCAGGAAGCTACTCTGTTCCCGAAATTTGAATTTGTCGTTGAAGGCAAAAGAAGAGAACAGGATCAGGGTGCAAGCGGCGTAAGAATGGAAAATAAAGCTACTTTTCAGGTCAGTTATACCGGTTTTTCCGGCATCAGTGAATATCAGGGTGCTCAGTCTGCAAAAGCCAATCTGCGTGAAATACGCAAGCAGACACTTGATGTGAGACGCACGGTTGAAGAGAATGTCAGAAACGCATGGCTTGAGCTGATGACACTTCGTAAGAATGCTGAACTTTATAGAACTCAGGCCAACATTACCGCAGAGTTTCTTGAACTGATTAAGAAAAAAAGGGCTACCGGCGAACAGGTGGAGCTTCTTGATATTCTGGTCGGTGAACGGGACTATAGTACAGCTACAAGTGCAAGTGTAACCGCTGATATTGATAACATAATTTTTGCATACAGACTGCTTTACCAGATGGGGATGATAGACATCGAAGTTTTTGAGTAG